From a single Sediminibacterium sp. KACHI17 genomic region:
- a CDS encoding FAD-dependent oxidoreductase produces the protein MVVDYIIIGQGICGTMLSHRLLKAGKTVVVIDETKPFTASKVASGVINPVTGRRIVRTWEIEKIMPFAVDVYREFEKDLNIALIRQTNILDFHPTPQMMLAFKERLPEEKEYLRIPDQSEQLSSYFNFYFGVGEIDPCWLIDINRLLKEWRKKLQLDGRIIEQRFEWKDCSIKASEVQYQHITAKAIICCEGAAGFHNPYFHLLPYAPNKGQAIIAAIDGLPATNIYKQGINLVPWQDGLWWIGSTYEWDFTDLNPSEAFRMKTEEQLKHWLKLPYRILDHMAAERPANMERRPFVGLHPVHKTVGVFNGMGTKGCSLAPFFANELTHYLVSGKEMTPAADVTRFTRILSR, from the coding sequence ATGGTTGTAGACTATATTATTATTGGACAGGGGATTTGTGGAACGATGTTAAGTCACCGATTACTAAAGGCAGGTAAAACAGTAGTGGTCATTGATGAAACAAAGCCCTTTACTGCTTCGAAAGTAGCCAGCGGCGTGATCAATCCGGTCACCGGAAGAAGAATTGTAAGGACATGGGAGATTGAAAAGATCATGCCATTTGCAGTGGATGTTTATCGGGAATTTGAAAAGGATCTGAATATTGCTTTGATCAGACAAACTAATATTCTGGATTTTCATCCTACCCCACAAATGATGCTGGCTTTCAAAGAAAGACTACCTGAGGAAAAGGAATACCTGCGTATACCTGATCAAAGCGAACAACTGTCTTCATATTTTAATTTTTATTTTGGCGTTGGAGAAATCGATCCTTGCTGGTTGATAGACATCAATCGTTTATTAAAAGAATGGAGAAAAAAATTGCAGCTGGATGGAAGGATAATTGAACAAAGATTTGAATGGAAAGATTGCAGTATCAAAGCATCAGAAGTACAATATCAACATATCACTGCGAAGGCGATCATTTGTTGTGAAGGGGCTGCCGGTTTTCACAATCCATATTTCCATTTATTACCCTATGCGCCAAATAAGGGACAAGCGATCATTGCGGCGATCGACGGATTGCCTGCTACCAATATTTATAAACAAGGTATCAATCTGGTTCCTTGGCAAGATGGATTGTGGTGGATCGGTTCTACTTATGAGTGGGATTTTACAGACCTGAATCCATCTGAAGCTTTCAGAATGAAAACAGAAGAACAGCTTAAACACTGGTTGAAATTGCCTTACCGGATTTTAGACCATATGGCTGCTGAACGTCCGGCCAATATGGAAAGAAGACCTTTTGTTGGTCTACATCCCGTACACAAAACAGTTGGTGTATTCAATGGAATGGGCACAAAAGGCTGTTCATTAGCTCCATTTTTTGCCAATGAGTTAACCCACTATCTGGTATCAGGAAAAGAAATGACCCCTGCCGCGGATGTCACAAGATTTACCCGCATTTTAAGCCGCTGA
- a CDS encoding alpha-2-macroglobulin family protein, whose protein sequence is MMLRISVLLGFLVFSFTSFAQQKDTSFTREWIDIDTLVLNDGMTKTALEKVNILYEKAARLQLKAQKIKCLIYRYSLESIVTEKGPVEIATELQQEIKNSSDPISQSIFRLMLTQQLERYFLENRWGIYDRKTINNNQNLDINTWTIDDFRKNIDLQFKQILLYIPQLQQVSTDQYDAILIRGNDKNIKLDLADLCLLAAIEFYKSEDYFVSRTTDFLSLQDPSALSELETFIQTKFPLTDSNAHHLITLQLFQQLLKKHKQDHKLESLLKFNLNRIEWVYQQARFPEKDIAYESALKIITTTYPSNIATVDYWHALALREVQKGQTYKPFSDTTHRYGLVKAKKILTDAIATFDRSTAPLQKINSLLRDLNQPNWHIKTERVNLIHKKFRALVSYKNIDTLYLRILKADSNRDNPLFWESKFWQELVSANPIKTIIQKLPRTDDLQQHAVEIALPALPAGEYELVCSNNSEFNNDSTSKLSFQRFIVSNISYIKNKNDLFVVHRETGKPLAKVKVSIFENVYKKELKKYQFQLLAVKQTDQNGHVNFTEKKISNAYKYIFETKNDKLAFNLPEYENIYEPIHNEITDPEEIAASENKAKRILFFTDRSIYRPGQTVFFKGIGVTKNPSTQQSKIISSRDSVWVFLQNVNRKKIDSARFQLNSFGSFAGQFNLPLQGLTGNYSIYVRLHQTNTETYFSVEEYKRPTFSVSLEKPTYSYQLNDTIVIKGNAKAFAGNAIDAAKVVYAVTREERYLYNDYWRGPRPSYDRREISNGSLITDATGNFQIKFKAHAEDIIIDKEATQLFDFSISATVTDNNGETRTAQTEITAGSRSILLAVKAPESIDAGDLKDISVSTTNLSNEKEPAIVQLKLTALQQPNRLIRKRLWERPDLFLMSEKEFLYEFPYDEYANESNPSSWQKSSVFQEFTIDTKISDQLTLSSTLAAGHYEIEATTKDKNGASIRSVSYFKVFDHTSKKLPSQEYEFTFTKKETAEPGDTALFIHGVSANEIYVIRKRDQANKRAVISYEIRKKGLSDISFIPTESDRGGMMITEAYVIHNRMYSQAYRINIPWSNKQLEIQYRSYRNKTEPGSKETWTIQVKGQKGDSTNAEVLTSMYDASLDQFKQHRWRIPALWPENRWANDFHSGSNFTTQQSADKFTNTIYLDPGQEADIDRLPLYAQELMQQNLYRWTTDSSTLPVQLKNHLIKKLDRSFFFAYQPQPVKTMSPALNETITVSSRKTNITSDVAYGTMAGVPVEYDAVRIRGNSSTPIATGSLLIVDGVVVSSIASINPADIISIEQLAPAEAMKQYGQKAEKGAMIIVTKNAVPPVVIRKNFNETAFFYPQLHADSSGNYSFSFTMPEAVTQWKWMTLAHNKDLAFGNAQADIITQKTLMVQANPPRFMREGDKMEFSAKVTNLSGEELSGQVMLELIDANAGSSVDGWFQNVFPVQYFTVLAKQSTTVKFPIQIPFSFNRALTWRLVARAGNYSDGEENILPVLTNRQLVTESMPILITKDTTQTFRFEKLINANSPSLTHEALTMSYTANPIWEAIRALPYLMEYPYECVEQTFNRFYANSLAQYILNRDPKIKKVFEAWQKDTAALKSKLQLNQALKQLMLEETPWVFEAATETEKNKNLALLFDVFRLNQQAEQFINKLQEMQLPDGSFSWFKGGYSDRYMTNYILTGIGKLKRLGAITSDVTIRLQPVINNALAFLDAAILKDYRTIRSNKNDSTKMILSGIHLQYLYMRSFFREIALKENDEAYRYFYDLGKNNIQKQSIYNKALLGLIYFRNNEKRFVNVNILNPILENAVEDKSKATIYWKDRSAYSWFTSSIEHQSTVIQFLQEILKDQNFSGGQKSIDHARNWLLLNKQTNHWNTTVATADAAYALIITGSDLLHTDKRVSIELGNVVYNNQGTNREAGTGYFQQRIEGRLIKPEMGNIQVTVQTIGNASKESISWGAVHWQYFEDMDKITPSSTPLSISKELFIEKNSNTGKVLESLKENDVVRPGDKVIIRMIIKSDRVMEYLHLKDTRSATMEPVNVLSGFKWQDRLGYYESTKDASTNFFIGQLNKGTYVFDYPVYITHTGVFSTGNASIQCMYAPEFTANSGGMILRVEE, encoded by the coding sequence ATGATGCTTAGGATTTCAGTTTTACTCGGATTTCTCGTTTTTTCATTTACTTCTTTCGCACAACAAAAAGATACCAGCTTTACCAGGGAATGGATTGATATCGACACATTGGTACTAAATGATGGAATGACGAAAACCGCTTTGGAAAAAGTAAACATCCTGTATGAAAAAGCTGCTCGTCTACAACTCAAGGCCCAAAAGATCAAGTGTTTGATTTATCGATATTCATTGGAAAGTATTGTAACAGAGAAGGGACCTGTTGAGATCGCTACAGAGCTGCAACAAGAGATCAAAAACAGCTCTGATCCTATTAGTCAGAGTATATTCAGATTGATGTTAACCCAACAACTTGAAAGATATTTTCTTGAGAATCGTTGGGGCATCTATGACAGAAAGACGATCAACAACAATCAGAACCTAGATATCAATACATGGACGATCGATGATTTCAGAAAAAACATCGACCTGCAATTCAAACAAATATTGCTATACATACCCCAGCTTCAACAAGTATCAACCGATCAGTATGATGCAATTTTAATCAGAGGGAATGACAAGAATATAAAACTTGATCTTGCAGATCTCTGTCTCCTTGCAGCGATTGAATTTTATAAGTCAGAAGATTATTTTGTCAGTAGAACAACAGACTTTTTAAGTCTTCAAGATCCTTCAGCGTTAAGTGAATTAGAAACATTCATTCAAACTAAATTCCCACTCACGGATAGCAATGCGCATCATTTGATCACGCTGCAGTTATTTCAGCAATTACTAAAGAAACATAAACAAGATCATAAACTTGAATCGCTGCTGAAATTCAACCTGAATAGAATAGAATGGGTTTATCAACAAGCCAGATTCCCTGAAAAAGATATTGCTTACGAGAGTGCCTTAAAAATTATAACAACTACCTATCCATCCAATATTGCTACCGTTGATTATTGGCATGCATTAGCATTAAGAGAAGTGCAAAAAGGACAAACCTATAAGCCTTTTTCAGATACAACACACCGTTATGGACTGGTAAAAGCTAAAAAAATATTAACGGATGCCATCGCTACTTTTGATCGATCTACAGCACCACTTCAAAAAATAAATTCGCTTCTAAGAGATTTAAATCAACCGAATTGGCACATCAAAACAGAACGCGTCAATCTTATTCATAAGAAATTCAGAGCCCTTGTCTCTTATAAAAATATTGACACCCTCTATCTAAGAATTCTAAAGGCAGATTCAAACCGAGATAACCCATTATTTTGGGAATCGAAATTCTGGCAGGAACTGGTTTCTGCAAATCCAATAAAAACGATCATTCAAAAACTGCCAAGAACTGATGACCTGCAACAACATGCTGTTGAAATAGCTTTACCAGCATTACCTGCAGGTGAATACGAATTAGTTTGTTCAAATAACTCTGAATTTAATAATGATAGCACTTCGAAACTTAGCTTTCAGCGTTTTATTGTTTCGAATATCAGCTATATCAAAAATAAAAATGATCTATTCGTTGTTCATCGAGAAACAGGTAAACCATTAGCGAAAGTAAAGGTGAGCATATTCGAAAATGTCTATAAAAAAGAGTTGAAAAAATACCAGTTTCAATTATTGGCTGTCAAACAAACCGACCAAAACGGACATGTGAATTTCACCGAAAAAAAAATCAGCAACGCTTATAAATACATTTTTGAAACCAAAAATGATAAACTTGCTTTTAATCTTCCCGAATACGAAAATATTTACGAGCCGATCCATAATGAAATAACTGATCCAGAAGAAATAGCAGCGTCTGAAAACAAAGCGAAGAGGATTTTATTTTTTACTGACAGATCTATTTACAGACCAGGGCAAACAGTATTTTTCAAAGGAATTGGTGTTACAAAAAATCCATCCACCCAACAAAGTAAGATCATTAGTAGCAGAGACTCTGTATGGGTCTTCCTTCAGAATGTAAACAGAAAGAAAATCGATTCCGCACGTTTTCAGCTGAATAGCTTTGGATCATTTGCCGGTCAATTTAACTTACCCTTACAAGGACTTACAGGCAATTATTCGATCTATGTAAGACTACACCAAACAAATACAGAGACTTACTTTTCGGTAGAAGAATATAAGCGACCGACATTTTCAGTATCACTGGAAAAACCGACCTATTCATATCAGCTTAATGATACCATTGTGATCAAAGGAAATGCGAAAGCATTTGCTGGCAACGCTATTGATGCCGCTAAAGTGGTATATGCTGTTACAAGAGAAGAGAGATATCTGTATAATGATTATTGGAGAGGTCCAAGACCTTCGTATGATAGAAGAGAGATCAGTAATGGATCATTAATAACAGATGCTACCGGAAATTTCCAGATCAAGTTTAAAGCCCACGCTGAAGATATCATCATAGATAAAGAAGCAACACAGTTATTTGATTTTTCCATCAGTGCAACAGTTACTGATAATAATGGGGAAACCAGAACAGCACAAACAGAGATCACTGCGGGATCAAGATCCATCCTACTCGCAGTTAAAGCCCCCGAAAGCATTGATGCAGGCGACCTAAAAGACATATCAGTATCAACCACCAATCTTAGCAATGAAAAGGAACCTGCCATAGTTCAGTTAAAACTCACCGCCCTTCAACAACCCAATAGACTCATCAGAAAAAGGTTATGGGAAAGACCCGATCTTTTTTTAATGAGCGAAAAAGAATTCTTATATGAATTCCCTTATGATGAATATGCAAATGAATCCAATCCTTCTTCATGGCAAAAGAGTAGCGTATTTCAGGAATTCACTATTGATACGAAAATATCTGATCAACTAACCTTATCTAGTACTCTTGCGGCCGGACATTATGAAATAGAAGCAACTACAAAAGATAAAAATGGGGCTAGTATAAGATCGGTATCCTACTTCAAAGTATTTGACCATACATCGAAGAAGTTACCTTCTCAGGAATATGAATTCACTTTCACTAAAAAAGAAACTGCTGAGCCAGGAGATACCGCGCTATTCATTCATGGGGTCTCAGCTAATGAAATTTATGTCATCAGGAAAAGAGATCAGGCGAATAAGAGAGCTGTTATTAGTTATGAAATCCGAAAAAAAGGATTATCCGATATCAGTTTTATTCCAACAGAATCTGATAGAGGTGGGATGATGATCACAGAAGCATATGTGATACACAATAGAATGTATTCTCAGGCCTATCGCATTAATATTCCATGGAGTAATAAACAGTTAGAGATTCAATATCGCTCCTATCGCAACAAGACTGAGCCGGGTAGTAAAGAAACCTGGACCATACAAGTGAAAGGTCAGAAAGGAGATAGCACAAATGCAGAAGTATTAACAAGCATGTATGATGCATCTCTTGATCAGTTCAAACAACACAGATGGAGAATCCCTGCACTATGGCCGGAAAACAGATGGGCAAATGATTTCCATAGCGGAAGTAATTTTACTACACAACAATCAGCTGATAAATTCACAAATACGATCTATTTAGATCCGGGACAAGAAGCAGATATAGATAGACTCCCCTTGTACGCACAAGAGTTAATGCAACAAAATCTGTATCGTTGGACAACTGATTCATCTACGCTACCAGTTCAGCTGAAAAATCATTTAATCAAAAAATTAGATCGTTCTTTCTTTTTTGCTTATCAGCCTCAACCGGTTAAAACCATGAGCCCTGCATTAAATGAAACCATAACAGTCAGCTCAAGAAAAACCAATATTACTTCTGATGTTGCTTATGGCACGATGGCTGGCGTTCCGGTAGAATATGATGCAGTAAGAATCAGAGGTAACAGTAGTACTCCTATCGCAACGGGCAGTTTGCTGATCGTAGATGGTGTGGTCGTTTCCAGCATTGCAAGCATCAATCCTGCTGACATAATTTCTATTGAACAATTAGCTCCTGCAGAAGCCATGAAACAGTATGGGCAAAAGGCTGAAAAAGGTGCTATGATCATTGTTACGAAGAATGCAGTACCGCCTGTTGTCATTCGAAAAAACTTTAATGAAACAGCTTTCTTTTATCCTCAGCTACACGCAGACAGCAGTGGTAATTATAGTTTCAGCTTTACAATGCCAGAAGCGGTTACCCAGTGGAAATGGATGACCCTTGCACATAATAAGGATCTTGCTTTTGGTAATGCTCAAGCAGATATCATCACTCAAAAAACATTGATGGTACAAGCCAATCCTCCACGTTTTATGCGGGAAGGTGATAAAATGGAGTTCAGTGCTAAGGTTACTAACTTAAGTGGTGAGGAACTATCCGGACAAGTGATGTTGGAGCTCATTGATGCAAATGCCGGATCTTCAGTGGACGGATGGTTTCAGAATGTTTTCCCTGTACAATATTTTACCGTACTTGCTAAACAGAGCACTACTGTAAAATTTCCTATTCAAATACCATTTAGTTTCAATCGTGCACTTACCTGGCGATTGGTGGCTAGAGCAGGGAATTACAGTGATGGAGAAGAAAATATACTTCCGGTACTTACCAATAGGCAACTTGTTACGGAGAGTATGCCGATCTTGATCACAAAAGACACTACACAAACATTTCGTTTTGAAAAACTCATCAATGCCAATAGCCCTAGCCTCACACATGAAGCATTGACCATGAGTTATACTGCCAATCCAATTTGGGAGGCCATACGCGCACTCCCCTATTTGATGGAATACCCATATGAATGTGTAGAACAAACATTTAATCGTTTTTACGCGAATAGCTTAGCGCAGTATATCCTGAATAGAGATCCTAAAATCAAAAAAGTATTTGAGGCATGGCAAAAAGATACTGCCGCACTAAAAAGTAAGCTTCAACTGAATCAAGCGCTTAAACAATTGATGCTGGAAGAAACACCATGGGTATTTGAAGCGGCAACAGAAACTGAAAAAAATAAAAATTTGGCTTTACTATTTGATGTTTTCCGATTGAATCAACAAGCAGAACAATTCATCAACAAATTACAGGAAATGCAGTTACCGGATGGGAGCTTCAGTTGGTTCAAAGGTGGCTATTCAGATCGTTACATGACGAATTATATCTTGACGGGCATTGGCAAGTTGAAAAGACTGGGCGCTATTACTTCTGATGTCACGATCAGATTACAGCCGGTGATCAACAACGCTTTAGCATTTCTGGACGCAGCTATACTGAAAGATTACCGTACTATCAGATCTAATAAAAATGATTCTACAAAAATGATATTATCCGGCATACATCTTCAGTACTTGTATATGAGAAGTTTCTTTCGTGAGATCGCATTAAAAGAAAATGATGAAGCATATCGATATTTCTATGACCTGGGTAAGAACAATATTCAGAAACAAAGTATCTACAATAAAGCGCTATTAGGATTGATTTATTTCAGAAATAATGAAAAAAGGTTTGTCAATGTCAATATCCTTAACCCAATTCTTGAAAATGCGGTAGAGGACAAATCAAAAGCAACTATTTACTGGAAAGACCGTTCTGCATATTCATGGTTTACTTCTTCCATAGAACATCAAAGTACAGTAATCCAATTTTTACAAGAGATACTGAAAGATCAAAATTTTTCAGGGGGACAAAAAAGTATTGATCATGCCAGGAACTGGCTATTGCTTAATAAACAAACCAATCATTGGAATACTACTGTTGCAACAGCTGATGCTGCATATGCACTGATCATAACCGGTTCAGATCTATTACATACAGATAAAAGAGTTAGTATCGAATTAGGTAATGTAGTTTACAATAACCAAGGCACGAATAGAGAAGCAGGCACCGGATATTTCCAGCAACGTATAGAAGGAAGACTGATAAAACCTGAAATGGGAAACATTCAAGTCACAGTACAAACAATCGGAAATGCATCTAAGGAATCCATATCATGGGGTGCTGTACATTGGCAATATTTTGAAGACATGGATAAGATCACTCCCTCTTCTACCCCATTATCTATCAGCAAAGAACTATTCATCGAAAAAAATAGCAATACAGGCAAAGTGCTGGAATCATTGAAGGAGAATGATGTGGTAAGACCCGGAGATAAAGTGATCATCAGGATGATCATTAAAAGCGATCGTGTAATGGAATATCTCCATTTAAAAGATACCAGATCTGCAACTATGGAACCCGTAAATGTATTAAGCGGGTTCAAATGGCAAGACAGACTTGGTTATTATGAAAGCACAAAAGATGCCAGCACCAATTTCTTCATTGGTCAGTTGAACAAAGGCACTTATGTCTTCGACTACCCTGTTTACATCACTCATACCGGTGTTTTCTCAACAGGCAATGCCAGTATTCAATGTATGTATGCACCAGAGTTTACTGCGAATTCGGGAGGAATGATATTACGAGTAGAAGAATAA
- the sucD gene encoding succinate--CoA ligase subunit alpha: MAVLVNKNSKIIVQGFTGTEGTFHATQMIEYGTNVVGGVTPGKGGSTHLDRPVFNTVADAVKVAGADVSIIFVPPAFAADAIMEATDAGIGLIVCITEGIPVQDMVKVKNYLLGKNTRLIGPNCPGVITAGEAKVGIMPGFIFKPGRIGIVSKSGTLTYEAADQVVKAGLGISTAIGIGGDPIIGTPTKDAVELLMNDPETDGIIMIGEIGGSMEAEAARWIKDNKTKPVVGFIAGQTAPPGRRMGHAGAIIGGADDTAAAKMKIMAECGIDVVASPADIGKTMAAALKK, encoded by the coding sequence ATGGCAGTATTAGTGAATAAAAACTCGAAGATCATTGTTCAGGGCTTTACCGGAACAGAAGGTACATTCCACGCTACCCAAATGATTGAATATGGTACCAATGTAGTTGGCGGTGTAACTCCCGGCAAAGGCGGTTCTACACATCTGGATCGTCCCGTGTTCAATACCGTAGCGGATGCAGTGAAAGTTGCTGGAGCCGATGTAAGTATCATTTTCGTTCCGCCTGCTTTTGCAGCAGATGCCATCATGGAAGCAACAGATGCAGGTATCGGACTTATCGTGTGTATCACAGAAGGTATTCCGGTACAGGATATGGTGAAAGTGAAAAATTATCTTTTAGGCAAAAACACCCGACTCATCGGACCTAACTGTCCGGGTGTAATAACAGCCGGTGAAGCAAAAGTGGGTATCATGCCCGGCTTTATCTTCAAACCAGGCCGTATTGGTATCGTTTCAAAAAGTGGAACCCTTACCTATGAAGCAGCTGATCAGGTAGTAAAAGCCGGCTTGGGTATCAGTACTGCGATCGGAATTGGAGGAGACCCAATCATTGGTACTCCAACGAAAGATGCAGTTGAATTATTGATGAATGATCCGGAAACTGATGGTATCATCATGATCGGTGAGATCGGCGGTAGCATGGAAGCGGAAGCGGCTCGCTGGATCAAAGACAATAAAACAAAACCTGTTGTGGGTTTCATTGCCGGACAAACAGCGCCTCCGGGTCGCCGTATGGGACACGCAGGTGCGATCATTGGCGGCGCCGATGATACTGCTGCTGCTAAGATGAAGATCATGGCTGAATGTGGTATCGATGTTGTTGCAAGCCCGGCTGATATTGGAAAAACAATGGCTGCTGCACTCAAGAAATAA
- a CDS encoding DUF4198 domain-containing protein has translation MRKKSLLICLLFVTFSLFGHEFWLQPAKYFYTIREIADISFRVGENFTGENWSGNREKIKMLAHIQPSGTSIDIADRVSLTKGDSIKLPLQQEGTHMILFNSTNSFIDLEPDKFKAYLEEDGLQEALAYRSKNGESLKNGKEYYQRSVKTIIQVGNERTDACTEPTPLPLDIIPIENPYKPVGSRPSQDLPTMRFRILFKGKAIPNLLVRTWFRNENGQIAMETYRTNGRGFVAVKRHSGKFMVSTVYMERLNGDTKADWQSYWASVNFEYSSFFPVTK, from the coding sequence ATGAGAAAGAAATCCTTACTCATCTGTCTTCTTTTTGTGACTTTTTCGTTGTTCGGACATGAGTTTTGGTTACAGCCAGCCAAATATTTCTATACCATTCGTGAGATCGCAGATATCAGTTTTAGGGTGGGTGAAAATTTTACTGGTGAAAATTGGAGTGGAAATAGAGAGAAGATCAAAATGCTTGCACATATTCAACCAAGTGGTACCAGCATTGATATCGCTGATAGGGTCTCTCTGACAAAGGGCGATTCCATTAAGTTACCCCTTCAGCAGGAAGGCACCCACATGATTTTATTCAATAGTACCAATTCTTTTATCGATCTCGAACCTGATAAATTCAAGGCTTATCTGGAAGAGGATGGATTACAAGAAGCACTGGCTTATCGATCAAAAAATGGTGAATCCTTGAAAAATGGGAAAGAGTATTACCAGCGTTCTGTTAAAACCATCATTCAGGTTGGCAATGAGAGAACAGATGCCTGTACCGAACCGACCCCTCTTCCTTTAGACATCATTCCTATTGAAAACCCATACAAACCTGTAGGATCAAGGCCATCTCAAGATCTCCCTACCATGAGGTTCCGTATTTTGTTCAAAGGAAAAGCCATACCGAATCTTTTGGTGAGAACTTGGTTTCGCAATGAAAATGGACAAATCGCGATGGAAACCTATCGTACCAATGGACGGGGATTTGTTGCGGTAAAAAGACACAGCGGAAAATTCATGGTGAGCACTGTTTACATGGAAAGACTGAATGGGGATACAAAAGCAGACTGGCAGAGTTATTGGGCAAGTGTAAATTTTGAGTATTCTTCATTTTTTCCGGTTACGAAATAA
- the efp gene encoding elongation factor P, producing MATTSDISRGMILKLDGSLYSVVEFGENKTARAAAKVWAKLKGVDNKRSIEKTWNSGETIFPVRVEKKAFQYLYKDESGFNLMNNETFEQIALAEEMIDAPQFLKDGSEVFVFINTETDQPIGAELPEKIVLKITYCEPGLRGDTATRALKAATVETGATVMVPLFVEDGELIRVNTKTGDYVERVKE from the coding sequence ATGGCAACTACATCAGACATTAGCCGTGGCATGATCTTAAAGCTAGACGGCAGCTTATATTCAGTGGTAGAATTTGGAGAAAATAAAACTGCTCGTGCAGCAGCGAAGGTTTGGGCCAAGCTGAAAGGCGTGGATAACAAGCGTTCCATTGAAAAAACCTGGAATAGTGGTGAAACCATTTTCCCGGTACGTGTTGAGAAAAAAGCATTCCAATACCTGTATAAGGATGAGAGTGGATTTAATCTGATGAATAATGAGACTTTCGAACAGATCGCATTGGCAGAAGAAATGATCGATGCGCCACAGTTCCTGAAAGATGGTTCAGAAGTGTTTGTGTTCATCAATACGGAAACAGATCAGCCAATTGGTGCTGAGTTACCTGAAAAAATCGTTTTGAAGATCACCTATTGTGAACCAGGACTTCGTGGAGATACCGCTACGCGTGCTTTGAAAGCTGCTACTGTAGAAACAGGAGCTACGGTAATGGTTCCCTTGTTCGTAGAAGATGGGGAGTTGATCCGCGTAAATACCAAGACTGGTGATTATGTGGAACGCGTAAAAGAATAA
- the accB gene encoding acetyl-CoA carboxylase biotin carboxyl carrier protein → MDLKQIHELIKIINKSNIGEISIEDKDGKVTIKQKEEPAVTVAAAPAQVFHTAPAPAAAPAPAATPAAPAPAAAAPAPKSDNLITIKSPMIGTFYRRASPDKPVLADVGTEIAPGKVVCIIEAMKLFNEIESEISGTIVKVLVDDASPVEYDQPLFLVEPK, encoded by the coding sequence ATGGATTTAAAGCAAATTCACGAGTTGATCAAGATCATCAATAAGAGTAATATTGGTGAAATCAGTATAGAAGATAAGGATGGTAAGGTAACCATCAAGCAGAAAGAAGAGCCTGCCGTAACGGTAGCTGCTGCTCCTGCTCAGGTTTTCCATACTGCTCCTGCTCCCGCTGCTGCTCCGGCACCTGCGGCAACACCCGCTGCTCCGGCACCTGCCGCTGCTGCCCCTGCCCCTAAATCAGACAATCTGATCACTATTAAAAGTCCAATGATCGGTACTTTCTATCGCAGGGCCTCTCCAGATAAGCCAGTACTTGCTGATGTAGGTACAGAAATCGCACCTGGAAAAGTAGTTTGTATCATTGAAGCCATGAAACTGTTCAATGAAATTGAAAGTGAGATCAGTGGTACCATCGTGAAAGTACTGGTAGATGATGCTAGTCCGGTGGAATATGATCAGCCTTTATTCCTGGTAGAACCTAAGTAA